Proteins encoded in a region of the Mycolicibacterium chitae genome:
- a CDS encoding alpha/beta fold hydrolase has protein sequence MAYDDRGTGDPVLFIAGRGGAGRTWHLHQVPAFTRAGFRCITFDNRGIGATENASGFTTETMVADTAALIDELVGGPVRIVGVSMGSFLAQELMLARPELVSQAVLMATRGRHDRTREFFNGAERLMMDAGVQLPPEYDAKVRMLENFSPKTLNDDRMADDWIQMFTMWPSKPTPGMRCQLEINPAANRLSVYRSIATEVLVLGFADDVLLPPHLGKEVADALPNGRYQEIPDTGHLGFIERPDVVNAAILEFFGRLSL, from the coding sequence CTGGCCTATGACGACCGAGGCACCGGCGACCCGGTGCTGTTCATCGCCGGGCGTGGCGGCGCCGGACGCACCTGGCATCTGCACCAGGTACCGGCGTTCACCAGGGCCGGTTTCCGCTGCATCACGTTCGACAACCGCGGCATCGGCGCCACCGAGAACGCCAGCGGGTTCACCACCGAGACCATGGTGGCCGACACCGCGGCGCTCATCGACGAGCTCGTGGGCGGCCCGGTGCGCATCGTCGGGGTGTCGATGGGGTCCTTCCTCGCCCAGGAGCTCATGCTGGCCCGGCCCGAGCTGGTCAGCCAGGCGGTGCTGATGGCCACCCGCGGCCGCCACGACCGGACCCGGGAGTTCTTCAACGGCGCCGAGCGGCTGATGATGGATGCCGGTGTGCAGCTGCCGCCGGAGTACGACGCCAAAGTCCGCATGCTGGAGAACTTCTCGCCGAAGACGCTCAACGACGACCGGATGGCCGACGACTGGATCCAGATGTTCACCATGTGGCCCAGCAAGCCGACCCCCGGGATGCGCTGTCAGCTCGAGATCAACCCGGCCGCCAACCGGCTCTCGGTGTACCGGTCCATCGCCACCGAGGTGTTGGTGCTCGGCTTCGCCGACGACGTGCTGCTGCCGCCGCATCTGGGCAAGGAGGTCGCCGACGCCCTGCCCAACGGCCGCTACCAGGAGATTCCGGATACCGGCCACCTGGGCTTCATCGAGCGGCCCGACGTCGTCAACGCCGCGATCCTGGAGTTCTTCGGCCGGCTCTCGCTATGA
- a CDS encoding DJ-1/PfpI family protein → MTQIAIVVYPNFTALDLIGPYEVLHRLPDTEVRFLWHETGPLTADSGVLMIGATHTFAETPAPDVVLVPGGPGCVEVARDEAVLAWLRRVHEGATWTTSVCSGSVVLAAAGLLDGKRATSHWSSLAALKMFGVTPVGDQRIVHEGDTVTAAGVSAGIDLGLWLAGQLAGEAKAKAVQLGIEYDPQPPFDSGHVDKATAATKASAAALLGKDLVTPPLLRAGALLAWDRAIATARARRRSSRRRSRAISA, encoded by the coding sequence ATGACCCAGATCGCCATCGTCGTCTACCCCAACTTCACCGCGCTGGATCTCATCGGTCCCTACGAGGTGCTGCACCGGCTGCCCGACACCGAGGTGCGCTTCCTGTGGCACGAGACCGGCCCGCTGACCGCCGACTCCGGCGTGCTGATGATCGGCGCCACCCACACCTTCGCCGAAACCCCGGCGCCCGACGTCGTGCTGGTGCCGGGCGGGCCCGGCTGCGTGGAGGTGGCCCGTGACGAGGCGGTGCTGGCCTGGCTGCGCCGGGTGCACGAGGGCGCGACTTGGACGACATCGGTGTGCTCGGGATCGGTGGTGCTGGCCGCCGCCGGGCTGCTCGACGGCAAGCGTGCCACCTCGCACTGGTCGTCGCTGGCCGCGCTGAAGATGTTCGGCGTCACCCCGGTCGGCGACCAGCGGATCGTCCACGAGGGGGACACCGTCACCGCCGCCGGCGTCTCGGCCGGCATCGACCTGGGCCTGTGGCTGGCCGGTCAGCTGGCCGGGGAGGCCAAGGCCAAGGCCGTGCAGCTGGGCATCGAATACGACCCGCAGCCACCGTTCGACTCCGGGCACGTCGACAAGGCCACCGCGGCCACCAAGGCCAGCGCCGCCGCGCTGCTGGGTAAGGACCTGGTCACGCCGCCGCTGCTGAGGGCCGGCGCGCTGCTGGCCTGGGACCGGGCCATCGCGACCGCCCGCGCGCGTCGTCGCAGCAGCCGCCGCCGCAGCCGAGCGATTTCGGCGTGA
- a CDS encoding GlxA family transcriptional regulator produces the protein MRRSVMLLGYPGVQSLDVVGPFEVFATATLVLGGTAGYDVTLVSAGGRPVRSDSGLELAAAPLPRHDTADTVVLPGGAGVADARRDPQVIDWIRRVSGTARRVVSVCTGATLAAEAGLLDGCRATTHWAFAQALADEFPAIDVDPEPIFVRSSSRVWTAAGVTAGIDLALALVEDDHGTDVAQTVARYLVLYLRRPGGQTQFAAPVWMPRAKRAPIRAVQELVEAEPGARHRIPDLADRAAMSPRHFIRVFTAEVGESPGAYVERIRTEAARRQLEETDDTVVAIAARCGFGTAETMRRNFVRRIGISPDQYRKSFA, from the coding sequence ATGCGGCGATCGGTGATGCTGCTCGGCTATCCGGGCGTGCAGTCCCTGGACGTGGTCGGCCCGTTCGAGGTGTTCGCGACGGCCACCCTGGTCCTCGGCGGGACGGCCGGCTACGACGTCACGCTGGTGTCCGCCGGGGGGCGCCCGGTCCGCTCCGACAGCGGCCTGGAACTGGCCGCGGCCCCGCTGCCGCGCCACGACACCGCCGACACCGTGGTGCTGCCCGGCGGCGCCGGGGTGGCCGACGCGCGGCGCGACCCGCAGGTCATCGACTGGATACGACGGGTGTCGGGCACCGCGCGGCGCGTCGTCAGCGTCTGCACCGGCGCCACGCTGGCCGCGGAGGCCGGCCTGCTCGACGGCTGCCGGGCCACCACCCACTGGGCCTTCGCGCAGGCCCTGGCCGACGAGTTCCCGGCCATCGACGTCGATCCCGAACCGATCTTCGTGCGCAGTTCGTCGCGGGTGTGGACGGCGGCCGGGGTGACGGCGGGCATCGACCTGGCGTTGGCGCTGGTCGAGGACGACCACGGCACTGACGTCGCGCAGACCGTGGCCCGCTACCTCGTGCTCTACCTGCGCCGCCCCGGCGGGCAGACCCAGTTCGCCGCGCCGGTCTGGATGCCGCGGGCCAAGCGCGCCCCCATCCGCGCGGTGCAGGAACTCGTCGAGGCTGAACCCGGTGCCCGGCACCGCATCCCGGATCTGGCCGACCGCGCGGCGATGAGCCCCCGGCACTTCATCCGGGTGTTCACCGCCGAGGTCGGTGAATCGCCGGGCGCCTACGTCGAACGGATCCGCACCGAGGCGGCCCGTCGTCAACTCGAGGAGACCGACGACACCGTTGTCGCGATCGCCGCCCGATGTGGCTTCGGCACCGCAGAAACCATGCGCCGCAACTTCGTTCGCCGCATCGGGATATCCCCGGACCAGTACCGCAAGAGTTTCGCCTAG
- a CDS encoding o-succinylbenzoate synthase codes for MRVRFRGITEREVALIEGPAGWGEFAAFPEYGPAEAASWLAAGLEAAFRDPPPPRRTRIAINATVPAVSAAEVPDVLARFPGARTAKVKVAEKGQTLAEDVARVNAVRAHLPTVRVDANAGWDVDGAVAAIEALTADGPLEYVEQPCRTVAELAEVRRRVGTPIAADESIRKADDPLHVVRAGAADVAVLKVAPLGGISALLRIAEQIDIPVVISSALDSAVGIAIGLSAAAALPSLHHACGLGTGGLFVEDVAEVPAPVDGELAVGPVAPDPARLRELRATGQRRDWWLRRIAECYPLMS; via the coding sequence ATGCGGGTCCGCTTCCGCGGCATCACCGAACGCGAGGTGGCGCTGATCGAGGGCCCGGCCGGCTGGGGCGAGTTCGCGGCGTTCCCCGAGTACGGCCCGGCCGAGGCCGCGTCCTGGCTGGCCGCGGGCCTTGAGGCGGCCTTCCGGGACCCGCCGCCGCCCCGCCGGACCCGCATCGCCATCAACGCCACCGTGCCCGCGGTGTCCGCGGCCGAGGTCCCCGATGTGCTGGCCCGCTTCCCCGGCGCGCGCACCGCCAAGGTCAAGGTCGCCGAGAAGGGCCAGACGCTGGCCGAGGACGTGGCCCGGGTCAACGCCGTGCGCGCGCACCTGCCGACCGTGCGGGTGGACGCCAACGCGGGCTGGGATGTCGACGGCGCGGTGGCCGCCATCGAGGCGCTGACCGCCGACGGCCCGCTCGAGTACGTCGAACAGCCGTGCCGCACCGTCGCCGAACTGGCCGAGGTGCGCCGCCGGGTCGGCACGCCGATCGCGGCTGACGAGAGCATCCGCAAGGCCGACGACCCGCTGCACGTCGTGCGGGCCGGGGCCGCCGACGTCGCTGTCCTCAAAGTTGCTCCGCTGGGCGGGATCTCGGCCTTGCTGCGCATCGCCGAGCAGATTGACATCCCGGTGGTGATCTCGAGCGCGTTGGACTCGGCGGTGGGGATCGCGATCGGGCTCTCGGCCGCCGCCGCGCTGCCGTCGCTGCACCACGCGTGCGGGCTGGGGACCGGCGGGCTGTTCGTCGAGGACGTGGCCGAGGTGCCCGCACCCGTCGACGGTGAACTGGCAGTGGGGCCGGTGGCGCCGGACCCGGCCCGGCTGCGCGAACTGCGCGCGACGGGGCAGCGGCGCGACTGGTGGCTGCGGCGCATCGCCGAGTGCTATCCGCTGATGTCCTGA
- a CDS encoding FAD-binding and (Fe-S)-binding domain-containing protein, with product MLRMDPASFVTLLRRAGVSDVLSDGTTRAAYSTDASLYRVPPLVVARPRHVDEIAAALAVCRAEGVPLTARGAGTSIAGNAVGTGLVLDFSRHLNRVLAVDPDAAVATVEPGVVQEALQRHVAPLGLRFGPDPSSSSRCTIGGMIGNNACGTRALGYGRTSDNVVGLRGITGAGEALDAAVVRTGLQRIGEANLAVLRTQFGRFSRQVSGYGLENLLPERGFDIARLLVGSEGTLAVLTEATVALVAEPAHRVLVVLGYPDIAAAGDATPQVLTHRPVACEGIDSRIVDVVREKHGPQAVPPLPAGAAWLFVEVTGADLADTVARAERVGADCAALAARVVPDRAQAAALWRIRADGAGLSSRSPAGLPAHAGWEDAAVPPERLGSYLRDFDALLGEYGLTGLPYGHFGDGCLHIRIDFPLQKPGGAGVFREFLLAAATLVAGYGGSLSGEHGDGRARSELLPMMYSLAAMDLFAAVKHVFDPQNILNPGVVVDPRPFDADLREPAAPSLRRDLALAYRHDGGDFTQAVHRCTGVGKCRADNSATGGVMCPSYRATGEEKDSTRGRARVLQEMINGTVVTDGWRAAEVHEALDLCLSCKGCLSDCPTGVDMASLKAEVLHQSYRHRPRPATHYSLGWLPRWARLAATAPRMVNAALRGAGPRGLALAGVDGRRRIPEFAPQTFRSWFSRRPPSAGDPVLLFVDTFTNYFTPEVGQATVRVLERAGYAPVLTAKQRCCALTWISTGQLDAARKILGRTVSELGATDLPIVGIEPSCTAVLRSDAAELVGAAADPVAGRTHTLAELLAARGWEPPDLTGESVLAQPHCHHHAVLGWSPDAALLAAAGAQVQRLAGCCGLAGNFGVEKGHYEVSVAVADLELRPAVAAAGPQTTILADGYSCRTQLADLTDRRGLHLAQLLDRALTRLAS from the coding sequence ATGCTACGAATGGATCCGGCGAGCTTCGTCACGCTGTTGCGCCGCGCCGGGGTGTCCGACGTCCTGTCCGACGGCACAACGCGCGCGGCGTACTCGACGGATGCCTCGCTATACCGCGTTCCGCCGCTGGTGGTGGCCCGGCCCCGGCACGTCGACGAGATCGCCGCCGCGCTGGCGGTGTGCCGCGCCGAGGGGGTGCCGCTGACCGCCCGCGGTGCCGGGACCTCCATTGCCGGCAACGCCGTGGGCACCGGCCTGGTGCTCGATTTCAGCCGCCATCTCAACCGCGTGCTCGCGGTCGATCCCGACGCCGCGGTGGCCACCGTGGAACCTGGCGTCGTCCAGGAGGCGCTGCAGCGCCACGTGGCGCCGCTGGGTCTGCGGTTCGGCCCGGACCCGTCGTCGTCCTCGCGGTGCACGATCGGCGGGATGATCGGCAACAACGCCTGCGGCACCCGCGCCCTGGGATACGGCCGCACCAGCGACAACGTGGTCGGCCTGCGCGGCATCACCGGCGCCGGGGAGGCACTGGACGCCGCGGTGGTGCGGACCGGCCTGCAGCGGATCGGCGAGGCGAACCTGGCGGTCCTGCGCACCCAGTTCGGCCGGTTCAGCCGGCAGGTGTCCGGGTACGGGCTGGAAAACCTGTTGCCCGAGCGGGGTTTCGACATCGCCCGACTGCTGGTGGGTAGCGAGGGCACGCTGGCCGTGCTCACCGAGGCCACCGTCGCGCTGGTCGCCGAACCCGCGCACCGGGTGCTGGTGGTGCTCGGCTACCCGGACATCGCCGCCGCCGGGGATGCGACACCGCAGGTGTTGACCCATCGTCCGGTGGCCTGCGAGGGCATCGACTCGCGCATCGTCGACGTGGTGCGGGAAAAGCATGGGCCGCAGGCGGTTCCACCGCTGCCGGCGGGTGCGGCCTGGCTGTTCGTCGAGGTCACCGGGGCCGACCTGGCCGACACCGTGGCCCGCGCCGAACGGGTCGGTGCGGACTGCGCCGCGCTGGCCGCGCGAGTGGTGCCCGACCGCGCGCAGGCCGCCGCACTCTGGCGGATCCGGGCCGACGGCGCGGGCCTGTCCAGCCGCAGCCCCGCCGGACTGCCGGCGCACGCCGGCTGGGAGGACGCCGCGGTGCCGCCCGAGCGGCTGGGCAGCTACCTGCGCGACTTCGACGCGCTGCTCGGCGAGTACGGCCTCACCGGCCTGCCCTACGGCCACTTCGGCGACGGCTGCCTGCACATCCGCATCGACTTCCCGCTGCAGAAACCCGGCGGCGCAGGCGTCTTCCGGGAATTCCTGCTGGCCGCGGCCACGCTGGTGGCCGGGTACGGTGGCTCGCTGTCGGGGGAGCACGGCGACGGCCGGGCCCGCAGCGAGTTGCTGCCCATGATGTACTCGCTGGCCGCGATGGATCTCTTCGCCGCCGTCAAACACGTCTTCGACCCGCAGAACATCCTGAACCCCGGTGTCGTCGTCGACCCCCGCCCGTTCGACGCCGACCTGCGCGAACCCGCCGCGCCCAGCCTGCGGCGCGACCTGGCGCTGGCCTACCGCCACGACGGCGGCGACTTCACCCAGGCCGTGCATCGCTGCACCGGGGTGGGCAAGTGCCGCGCGGACAACAGCGCCACCGGCGGGGTGATGTGCCCGTCGTACCGGGCCACCGGCGAGGAGAAGGACTCTACCCGCGGCCGGGCCCGCGTGCTGCAGGAGATGATCAACGGCACCGTGGTGACCGACGGATGGCGCGCCGCCGAGGTGCACGAGGCGCTGGACCTGTGCCTGTCGTGCAAGGGCTGCCTGTCCGACTGCCCCACCGGGGTCGACATGGCGTCGCTGAAAGCCGAAGTGCTGCACCAGAGTTACCGACACCGGCCGCGCCCGGCCACGCACTATTCGCTGGGCTGGCTGCCGCGCTGGGCCAGGCTGGCCGCCACCGCGCCGCGGATGGTCAACGCGGCCCTGCGCGGCGCCGGACCGCGCGGACTGGCGCTGGCCGGCGTCGACGGGCGGCGGCGCATCCCCGAATTCGCCCCGCAAACGTTCCGGTCGTGGTTCTCCCGTCGACCCCCGTCCGCCGGGGACCCGGTGCTGCTGTTCGTCGACACGTTCACCAACTACTTCACCCCCGAGGTCGGGCAGGCGACCGTGCGGGTGCTCGAACGCGCGGGTTATGCGCCCGTGCTCACCGCCAAGCAACGCTGCTGCGCGCTGACCTGGATCTCCACGGGGCAACTCGATGCGGCCCGAAAGATCCTGGGCCGCACCGTGTCCGAGCTGGGCGCCACCGACCTGCCGATCGTTGGCATCGAGCCGTCGTGCACGGCCGTGTTGCGCTCCGATGCCGCCGAGCTGGTCGGTGCGGCCGCCGATCCGGTGGCCGGACGCACCCACACCCTGGCCGAGCTGTTGGCCGCCCGCGGCTGGGAGCCGCCCGATCTGACCGGCGAATCGGTGCTGGCCCAACCGCATTGCCATCACCACGCGGTGCTGGGCTGGAGTCCCGATGCCGCGCTGTTGGCCGCCGCGGGCGCCCAGGTGCAGCGCCTGGCCGGCTGCTGCGGGCTGGCCGGGAACTTCGGCGTGGAGAAGGGGCACTACGAGGTCTCGGTGGCCGTCGCCGACCTGGAACTGCGGCCCGCCGTCGCCGCGGCGGGCCCGCAGACCACGATCCTGGCCGACGGCTACTCGTGCCGCACGCAGCTGGCCGACCTGACCGACCGCCGCGGCCTGCACCTGGCCCAGCTCCTCGACCGCGCACTCACACGGCTAGCGTCGTGA
- a CDS encoding GntR family transcriptional regulator, whose protein sequence is MAQGLPESAPLAPQGRRMEAVVAAVRAAIDDGRMRPGVRYSVYQLAESLGVSRTPVREALLRLEEVGLIKFEARQGFQILRPQASDIEDIFAVRLALELPAVRTVAEGTAGRARLVRQRELMAAAARAGDERAFVQHDQGLHDLILELAGNGRARAIVKGLRETTRLLGASTAEKTRTLLDIDAEHVPIVDALLAHDADAAETAMRAHLVHTGKLLVAQAQRDAEAAAADSAMY, encoded by the coding sequence GTGGCGCAGGGACTCCCCGAGTCGGCACCGCTCGCCCCGCAGGGCCGCCGGATGGAGGCCGTGGTCGCGGCGGTGCGGGCGGCGATCGACGACGGCCGGATGCGACCCGGCGTGCGCTACTCCGTGTACCAACTCGCCGAATCCCTCGGCGTCTCCCGCACCCCCGTCCGCGAGGCGCTGCTGCGCCTCGAAGAGGTCGGCCTGATCAAATTCGAAGCGCGGCAGGGCTTTCAGATCCTGCGCCCGCAGGCCTCCGACATCGAGGACATCTTCGCGGTGCGCTTGGCCCTGGAACTGCCCGCGGTGCGCACGGTCGCCGAGGGCACGGCCGGGCGCGCACGACTGGTGCGCCAGCGCGAGTTGATGGCGGCCGCGGCGCGCGCCGGTGACGAACGCGCCTTCGTCCAGCACGATCAGGGCCTGCACGACCTGATCCTCGAGTTGGCCGGCAACGGGCGCGCCCGGGCGATCGTCAAGGGCCTGCGCGAGACGACCCGCCTGCTGGGCGCCTCGACCGCGGAGAAGACCCGCACCCTGCTCGACATCGACGCCGAGCACGTGCCGATTGTCGACGCACTACTGGCTCACGACGCCGACGCGGCCGAGACCGCCATGCGGGCGCACCTCGTCCACACCGGAAAACTGCTGGTGGCGCAGGCCCAGCGCGATGCGGAGGCGGCCGCCGCCGACTCCGCCATGTACTAG
- the fadD8 gene encoding fatty-acid--CoA ligase FadD8 encodes MSDDQLLRHPVHSGHLLIGALKRHRDRPVLHLGETTLTGGELAAKISQYVQAFEALGAGSGAVSGLLSLNRPEVLMITSAGQTRGYRRLALHPLGSLDDHAYVLSDSGATSLIIDPNPMFTERAIGLIGKVDALEQVLTIGAVPAPLAEAAAKADVTVVDLTAEAAKYTPRPLEAANLDPGHVNGLSYTGGTTGKPKGVMMTTQATTTMTTIQLAEWEWPENPRFLMLTPLSHAGAAYFLPTLIKGGEMHVMAKFDPGEALRYIEEHRITATFVVPAMLYALMDHPDSHTRDLSSLETVYYGASAINPVRLAEAISRFGKIFAQNYGQSEAPMAISYLGKNDHDDKRLSSCGRPTLFARCALLDADGNPVPQGEVGEVCVSGPLLSGGYLNLPEETAKTFTGGWLRTGDMAREDEDGFWFIVDRVKDMIVTGGFNVYPREVEDVVAEHPAVAQVCVVGAPDDKWGESVTAVVVLRSEAGTDEASIATMTAEIQAAVKDRKGSVQVPKRVVVVDALPLTGLGKPDKKAVRARFWEGASRAV; translated from the coding sequence ATGAGCGACGACCAGCTTCTGCGCCACCCGGTCCACTCCGGCCACCTGCTCATCGGGGCCCTCAAGCGGCACCGGGACAGGCCCGTGCTGCACCTCGGCGAGACCACCCTGACCGGCGGCGAGTTGGCCGCCAAGATCAGCCAGTACGTCCAGGCCTTCGAGGCCCTCGGCGCGGGCTCCGGGGCGGTTTCGGGGCTGCTGTCGCTGAACCGCCCCGAGGTGCTGATGATCACCAGCGCCGGACAGACCCGCGGCTACCGCCGGCTGGCGCTGCATCCCCTGGGCTCGCTCGACGACCACGCCTATGTGCTGTCGGACTCCGGGGCGACCTCGCTGATCATCGACCCCAACCCGATGTTCACCGAACGCGCGATCGGCCTGATCGGCAAGGTCGACGCGCTCGAGCAGGTGCTGACCATCGGCGCGGTGCCGGCCCCGCTCGCCGAGGCCGCGGCCAAGGCCGACGTGACCGTCGTCGACCTGACCGCCGAGGCGGCCAAGTACACCCCGCGTCCGCTGGAGGCCGCCAACCTGGACCCCGGCCACGTCAACGGCCTGTCCTACACCGGCGGGACCACCGGAAAGCCCAAGGGCGTCATGATGACCACCCAGGCCACCACCACGATGACCACCATCCAGCTCGCCGAGTGGGAGTGGCCGGAGAACCCGCGGTTCTTGATGCTGACCCCGCTGTCGCACGCCGGGGCCGCCTATTTCCTGCCGACCCTGATCAAGGGCGGCGAGATGCACGTGATGGCCAAGTTCGATCCGGGCGAGGCGCTGCGCTACATCGAGGAGCACAGGATCACCGCCACGTTCGTGGTGCCCGCGATGCTCTACGCCCTGATGGATCACCCGGATTCGCACACCCGCGACCTGTCGTCGCTCGAAACCGTGTACTACGGCGCCTCGGCGATCAACCCGGTTCGGTTGGCGGAGGCCATCTCCCGGTTCGGCAAGATCTTCGCGCAGAACTACGGGCAGTCCGAGGCGCCGATGGCGATCTCGTACCTGGGCAAAAATGACCACGACGACAAGCGGCTGTCCTCGTGCGGCCGGCCGACGCTGTTCGCCCGCTGCGCGCTGCTCGACGCCGACGGAAACCCGGTCCCCCAAGGCGAAGTCGGCGAGGTGTGCGTGTCGGGCCCGCTGCTCTCCGGCGGCTACCTGAACCTGCCGGAGGAAACCGCGAAGACGTTCACCGGGGGCTGGCTGCGCACCGGTGACATGGCCCGCGAGGACGAAGACGGGTTCTGGTTCATCGTCGACCGGGTCAAGGACATGATCGTCACCGGCGGCTTCAACGTCTACCCGCGCGAGGTCGAAGACGTCGTCGCCGAACACCCGGCGGTGGCCCAGGTCTGCGTCGTCGGCGCACCGGACGACAAGTGGGGCGAGAGCGTCACCGCCGTGGTGGTGCTGCGCTCCGAGGCCGGCACCGACGAGGCGTCGATCGCCACCATGACCGCCGAGATCCAGGCCGCCGTCAAGGACCGCAAGGGTTCGGTGCAGGTGCCCAAGCGGGTGGTGGTCGTCGACGCGCTGCCGCTGACCGGGCTCGGCAAGCCCGACAAGAAGGCCGTGCGGGCGCGGTTCTGGGAAGGCGCCTCCCGGGCCGTTTAG
- a CDS encoding LLM class flavin-dependent oxidoreductase: protein MHLLGFVQHGVMNHASTMWAHPRDKIGYHWSRPEFWRDLGRTMERGLFDAMFIADELAPYTTYKGSSDPVVKFAGQCPVHEPASLVPIIGAFTKHLGIGITLSTSFVPPYMMARQLSTLDHLTGGRVGWNIVTSYSKSEFQAMGKENLTPRDKRYEVVEEYMQLLYQLWDSWDDDAIVYDRENGVFADPAKVREIDFQGEFFQSKGRHFVAPSPQRRPVLWQAGSSDQGREFASKHAESVFGIFPTPKSMRAYADDIRTRADNHGRDPESVKLIYGLQTVIDRDKSRANDRYAEFVEKVQIESALGILSGHTGFDFSTLGLDDNVVDADVQGIRGLFDAILEAKDGAPVTVREAAQIYGVSMGAPVAVGTPADVADQMEQYIDEGGCNGFMMLATDTPGCFNDMTELLVPELQRRGRFRTRYPGTTLRDSLQEY, encoded by the coding sequence ATGCACCTGCTGGGTTTCGTCCAGCACGGTGTGATGAACCACGCGTCGACCATGTGGGCCCACCCGCGCGACAAGATCGGCTACCACTGGTCGCGTCCGGAGTTCTGGCGCGATCTGGGCCGGACGATGGAGCGCGGCCTGTTCGACGCGATGTTCATCGCCGACGAGTTGGCGCCGTACACCACCTACAAGGGCAGCTCGGATCCCGTGGTGAAGTTCGCCGGCCAGTGTCCGGTGCACGAACCGGCCAGCCTGGTGCCGATCATCGGGGCGTTCACCAAGCACCTCGGCATCGGCATCACGCTGTCGACTTCCTTTGTGCCGCCGTACATGATGGCCCGTCAGCTGTCCACGCTGGACCATCTGACCGGCGGCCGGGTCGGCTGGAACATCGTCACCTCGTACTCCAAGAGCGAGTTCCAGGCGATGGGCAAGGAGAACCTCACCCCGCGCGACAAGCGCTACGAGGTGGTCGAGGAATACATGCAGCTGCTCTACCAGCTGTGGGATTCCTGGGACGACGACGCCATTGTCTACGACCGGGAGAACGGCGTGTTCGCCGATCCGGCCAAGGTCCGTGAGATCGACTTCCAGGGCGAGTTCTTCCAGTCCAAGGGGCGGCACTTCGTGGCGCCGTCACCGCAGCGGCGGCCGGTGCTGTGGCAGGCCGGTTCCTCGGATCAGGGGCGCGAATTCGCTTCCAAGCACGCCGAATCCGTGTTCGGCATCTTCCCGACCCCGAAGAGCATGCGGGCCTACGCCGACGACATCCGGACCCGCGCCGACAATCACGGCCGCGACCCGGAATCGGTGAAGCTGATCTATGGCCTGCAGACCGTCATCGACCGGGACAAGTCCCGGGCCAACGACCGCTACGCGGAGTTCGTGGAGAAGGTCCAGATCGAGAGTGCGCTCGGAATCCTTTCCGGCCACACCGGATTCGACTTCTCCACCCTGGGCCTCGACGACAACGTGGTGGACGCCGACGTGCAGGGCATCCGCGGCCTGTTCGACGCGATCCTGGAGGCCAAGGACGGCGCCCCGGTCACGGTGCGGGAGGCCGCGCAGATCTACGGCGTCTCGATGGGCGCCCCGGTGGCCGTCGGCACCCCGGCGGATGTGGCCGATCAGATGGAGCAGTACATCGACGAGGGCGGCTGCAACGGCTTCATGATGCTGGCGACCGACACTCCGGGCTGCTTCAACGACATGACCGAGCTGCTGGTGCCCGAGTTGCAGCGCCGCGGCCGGTTCCGCACCCGGTACCCCGGGACCACGCTGCGCGACAGCCTGCAGGAGTACTAA
- a CDS encoding acyl-CoA dehydrogenase yields the protein MTAGVVKHWLDSGKLELPLPGSGATAQRWQRLGELAHEDLVAARIAMAHADAVAILDELGGKPVQHAQLWAVWDGADAGDSVTAATTHDGAVTLSGTKQWCPGASFCTHALVAGTHPDGTRGLFAVSLWDTTVRALPSEWANPGMAGSDTRAVRFTNTSAVPVGDPDGYRSRPGFWHRAIGAAACWFGGARAVAEPLYELSASGAADEHALVHLGAVDAALAGAGAVLGASAGQIDADPFDRAGQAELLARRVRAVVADAVDETIDRVGRALGPVQLCRNEIHARRVADLSIYVRQIHPERELAALGALVAPAAPAAPAATTLRFPTRRRVSRPRPA from the coding sequence ATGACCGCCGGGGTCGTCAAGCACTGGCTCGACAGCGGCAAGCTCGAGTTGCCGCTGCCCGGTTCGGGGGCCACGGCGCAGCGCTGGCAGCGCCTCGGCGAACTGGCGCACGAGGATCTGGTGGCGGCTCGGATCGCGATGGCCCACGCCGACGCCGTCGCGATCCTCGACGAGCTCGGCGGTAAGCCCGTGCAGCACGCTCAGCTGTGGGCGGTCTGGGACGGTGCGGACGCCGGAGATTCGGTGACGGCCGCGACGACCCACGACGGTGCCGTGACACTGTCCGGCACCAAGCAGTGGTGCCCGGGGGCGTCTTTCTGCACGCACGCCCTGGTCGCGGGCACCCATCCCGACGGGACGCGCGGCCTGTTCGCGGTGTCGCTGTGGGATACGACGGTGCGTGCGCTGCCCAGCGAATGGGCCAACCCCGGCATGGCCGGAAGCGACACGCGCGCAGTGCGATTCACCAACACCTCGGCGGTGCCCGTCGGCGATCCCGACGGCTACCGGAGCCGGCCGGGATTCTGGCACCGCGCCATCGGCGCGGCCGCGTGCTGGTTCGGCGGTGCCCGCGCGGTTGCCGAACCGCTGTACGAACTGTCCGCGAGCGGGGCCGCCGACGAGCATGCACTGGTCCACCTCGGCGCGGTGGACGCCGCGCTGGCGGGGGCCGGGGCGGTGCTCGGCGCCAGCGCCGGGCAGATCGACGCCGACCCGTTCGACCGGGCCGGGCAGGCCGAACTGCTGGCCCGGCGGGTGCGAGCCGTGGTGGCGGACGCGGTCGACGAGACCATCGACCGGGTGGGCCGCGCGTTGGGACCGGTGCAGCTGTGCCGAAACGAGATCCATGCGCGACGGGTGGCGGACCTGTCGATCTATGTCCGCCAGATCCACCCCGAGCGCGAACTCGCCGCGCTCGGTGCGTTGGTCGCACCCGCCGCCCCCGCCGCACCCGCGGCCACCACGCTGCGCTTCCCGACGCGGCGCCGCGTAAGTCGGCCTAGGCCGGCTTAA